Proteins from a genomic interval of Trichoderma breve strain T069 chromosome 2, whole genome shotgun sequence:
- a CDS encoding cytochrome p450 domain-containing protein, whose product MSEFLKYQYLMLYSFILLLISYIFHCIYKQARQHHLSQSKGCKDAQSKAPVKDPFIGFDFIYDCLFAKPVEKYLDSTYKTFQQLGATYAYKRWTWEAVYTCDSRNIKHVLASGFDDFKLPRLRVNAMMGLLGSGIFTLNGHSWSHARGVLRPCFAKQNKESIVNMLETHFQALLRRIPNDKATIDLQPLFFWLTMDFATDFLMGHSTSVLDRASSHAKEKQFVDDYLTCSTEIVRKMQLGPLQMFSINFAAMRARSRVFRYIDDFIDASLDKKDESESTNMGCNVLQCLSAVTTDRKQLRDQILHILVASRDTTACLLSNLFFVLAKKPHIYDKLRREVVSIAGVEPATDHQLSSMEYLKWCVQESLRLHPVIPTNAREASRDTVLPYGGGEDGNSPLLIKKGNLVMYNIYAMHRDARIFGPDPEEFVPERWNGLRPGWNYLPFNGGPRICIGQKFALLETYYLVSRMVQTFETMSTVDDSEWIELYALATTCRDGVKVSLTRPNHRQ is encoded by the exons ATGTCTGAATTCCTGAAATATCAATATTTAATGCTCTACTCTTTCATTCTACTTCTCATCTCTTACATATTTCACTGTATATATAAGCAGGCTCGCCAGCATCACCTTTCACAAAGTAAAGGCTGCAAAGATGCGCAATCAAAAGCACCAGTTAAAGACCCTTTTATCGGATTCGACTTCATTTACGATTGTCTATTTGCAAAACCCGTCGAAAAATACCTCGATTCTACATATAAGACGTTCCAACAGCTCGGCGCCACATACGCATACAAACGATGGACATGGGAGGCCGTCTACACATGCGACAGCCGAAACATCAAGCACGTTCTCGCCTCTGGCTTTGATGATTTCAAGCTCCCTCGCCTGCGAGTCAATGCAATGATGGGGCTTCTTGGGAGCGGCATCTTCACATTAAACGGACACTCCTGGTCGCATGCTCGAGGAGTTTTGCGGCCATGCTTTGCGAAACAAAACAAGGAGAGCATCGTCAACATGCTCGAGACGCATTTCCAGGCCCTTCTGAGGAGGATCCCAAATGACAAGGCCACGATCGATCTGCAGCCGCTGTTTTTCTGGCTCACCATGGACTTTGCGACAGACTTTCTCATGGGCCATTCGACGAGCGTCCTCGACCGCGCATCAAGCCATGCGAAAGAAAAGCAGTTTGTTGATGATTACTTGACCTGCTCTACGGAGATCGTCAGAAAGATGCAACTAGGTCCGCTTCAGATGTTTTCGATCAACTTCGCCGCCATGAGAGCTCGAAGTCGCGTGTTCAGGTACATTGACGATTTTATCGACGCCTCCTTGGACAAAAAGGACGAGAGCGAATCTACAAATATGGGATGCAATGTTCTTCAGTGCCTCTCGGCTGTGACGACGGATCGAAAGCAGCTTAGAGATCAGATCCTCCATATCTTGGTTGCGAGCCGTGATACCACAGCCTGTTTGTTAAGCAACCTGTTTTTTGTTCTAGCCAAGAAGCCGCACATTTACGACAAGCTAAGGAGGGAAGTCGTCTCCATTGCAGGTGTTGAACCTGCTACAGACCACCAGCTGAGCAGCATGGAGTATTTAAAGTGGTGTGTTCAAGAGT CTTTACGACTCCATCCCGTGATTCCGACGAATGCTCGAGAAGCGTCCAGAGATACCGTCCTACCATATGGTGGAGGCGAAGATGGCAATTCGCCTCTTCTCATCAAGAAAGGAAATCTCGTCATGTACAACATTTACGCTATGCATCGAGATGCTCGGATATTTGGACCAGATCCTGAAGAATTTGTACCCGAGAGGTGGAATGGTTTGAGGCCAGGTTGGAATTATCTACCTTTCAATGGCGGACCACGAATCTGCATTGGCC AAAAGTTTGCCCTCTTGGAAACGTATTACCTCGTGTCAAGAATGGTGCAAACGTTTGAGACCATGAGCACAGTTGATGATTCGGAATGGATAGAGCTTTATGCTCTTGCCACAACATGCAGAGATGGAGTCAAAGTTAGCTTAACAAGGCCTAATCACCGTCAGTAA
- a CDS encoding AMP-binding enzyme domain-containing protein, with protein MAHREDEDAISDTAIAEIHGEPLSDLDQQLWDIFAATASAHPEREAIVSLWQPANASHVSEDEISTARSECLRCSYGNLRDSAEHLADTLEKLGVGAGMHVAAVLWNCAEWGFLLWACVKIGAVFVPIDPRVTDDVCLMLESITPRVLVVQDTEAAVLLDGGMPKPPYPLLRIHCGGCSMDGWWLEALGDTDDDQGPRRANGNAPALIVFTSGTTGKPKGCPHTNRNLVSQTNNYDANADPSFVDRWLVHTPVCHVFAINNALRAWRHGGTVVFAAKSFHIDATLTALVQEKCTVMSATPTLVRALLSHGSFPSSRDLNLSIVSLSGTMIGPEHIRLCREGLGARDAIQAYGMTEGAPIVSWSRQDKMLVDGHHDGVGKVLPGAAVRICRPGTRQVLSRMQVGELHIAGTSVSGRWLKTGDQAMIDDKGVVYILGRYNDLIIRGGENINPLKIESALSEIPGLVHVLVVGVPDDIAGQVPVAIVKLSLRASKAKVMEKARMLGPQYSLDAVYTLEELGIENIPVTSLGKPKRAILTDIVSTHRKTIQNTASKMEKKDTISTLEDRLREIWDQLVGVRPSKADDIFCMADSITLLRYCDAVLRVLGKQLYLQDLSKHATIEKQAKLLITRDVPSETEAKMEQKNIVQAYPIDDGYSVLPKGVQDYDSNQQALFENRGKYDVLVAAQEQIERFGLDGSDVEDVIPIRGSMYRTIVGQRPQSYRIRLIFRFHDASISQIYNGLLRWIASRPLLRTVLLGTQGLLYHIVVRHSQHLFQKLVREIEARTEKEAKDIYEDSSSDTNFPMFMFSAVIVKIQDTGQYLLCITYSHSIADALTLLPWHRDLDRLIHNPDVVVPMQTPYQLFADLLTEYQDSLPAQRAVSFHAQRLRGISRCKSALWPKQRSPGMMIGNDKSSFYAAEREAVRDYIWKGEWQHRAGEFRFPRRSRIVRLPNMAKMRDLYKLEPALFTKCALVLFNVIQTKSSVALFSSWESGRSWPFVPDWIANTLPPAMSIDGPTVEWILNMFEAKREETLAEFVQRMVLEQEQIRRHEHVPWEKVIQELREEGNAAMDASFRQGFVWDVSMGVAASRGFRSDFETLEPVARGLFWSAFMVDGDNLFFIASWDTAQLNAEEVDGYCDGLADAMRKLADEENWGHKIGEVFSEL; from the exons ATGGCCCATcgggaagacgaagacgccATCTCTGACACCGCCATTGCAGAGATTCATGGCGAACCCCTCTCTGATCTCGATCAACAGCTCTGGGATATTTTTGCAGCCACAGCTTCCGCCCATCctgagagagaagcaatAGTCTCTCTGTGGCAACCCGCAAATGCCAGCCACGTATCGGAAGATGAAATCTCGACTGCGCGATCGGAATGTCTCAGATGCTCGTATGGAAACCTCCGGGACAGCGCTGAGCATCTGGCTGACActctggagaagctgggcgtCGGTGCTGGCATGCATGTCGCCGCTGTGCTTTGGAATTGCGCAGAATGGGGCTTCTTGCTCTGGGCCTGTGTCAAGATCGGGGCTGTCTTCGTCCCCATTGATCCTCGTGTGACGGACGACGTTTGCTTGATGCTCGAGTCCATCACACCACGCGTGTTAGTGGTCCAGGACACTGAAGCCGCAGTACTTCTAGATGGAGGAATGCCCAAGCCTCCATATCCCCTTCTCCGTATACACTGTGGAGGTTGTTCCATGGATGGCTGG TGGCTGGAGGCACTCGGTGACACAGACGACGATCAAGGACCGCGCCGAGCCAACGGAAACGCTCCCGCTCTCATTGTCTTCACGAGTGGAACGACGGGCAAGCCCAAAGGATGCCCTCACACAAACCGCAACCTGGTGTCTCAGACCAACAActatgatgccaatgccgaccCGAGCTTTGTCGACCGCTGGCTCGTCCACACGCCCGTGTGCCATgtctttgccatcaacaacgcGCTTCGTGCGTGGCGACACGGCGGCACCGTCGTATTCGCGGCCAAGTCTTTCCACATTGACGCCACGCTCACGGCCTTGGTTCAGGAGAAGTGCACCGTCATGTCAGCCACGCCAACCCTTGTCCGGGCCCTCTTGTCCCACGGCTCGTTTCCGAGCTCACGGGACCTGAACCTGTCTATTGTCTCGCTGTCTGGCACCATGATTGGGCCGGAGCACATACGGCTTTGTAGAGAGGGGCTTGGGGCGCGTGACGCTATCCAGGCTTATGGGATGACTGAAGGGGCGCCAATTGTCAGTTGGTCTCGACAGGATAAGATGCTGGTAGATGGACATCATGATGGAGTTGGAAAGGTTCTTCCCGGAGCGGCGGTGCGCATTTGCCGTCCAGGGACTCGACAGGTACTATCTCGGATGCAAGTTGGAGAGCTCCATATTGCTGGGACTTCGGTG TCGGGGCGGTGGTTAAAGACGGGAGACCAGGCGATGATTGATGACAAGGGGGTTGTCTACATCCTTGGACGTTACAATGATTTGATCAttcgaggaggagagaataTCAATCCTCTTAAGATAGAGTCTGCGCTATCTGAAATCCCGGGTCTTGTCCAT GTGCTCGTCGTGGGTGTCCCGGATGACATTGCGGGCCAGGTTCccgtcgccattgtcaagcTTTCTTTGAGGGCATCCAAAGCAAAAGTGATGGAAAAAGCAAGAATGTTGGGGCCTCAATACTCCCTCGATGCAGTATACACACTTGAGGAATTGGGCATTGAAAATATTCCAGTCACATCTCTTGGAAAGCCTAAAAGAGCCATTCTTACCGATATCGTTTCAACACATCGGAAAACCATCCAGAATACGGCCTccaaaatggaaaagaaagacacaATATCGACATTAGAAGATCGTCTAAGGGAAATATGGGATCAGCTGGTGGGAGTCCGTCCCAGTAAGGCGGATGATATCTTTTGCATGGCCGATAGCATCACGCTGCTTCGATACTGCGACGCTGTGCTTCGAGTGCTTGGAAAACAGCTTTATCTACAAGATTTGAGCAAACACGCTACGATTGAGAAACAGGCTAAGCTTCTGATTACTAGGGATGTGCCGTCTGAAACGGAAGCCAAAATGGAACAGAAAAACATCGTTCAAGCCTACCCGATAGATGATGGCTACAGTGTTCTACCCAAAGGAGTACAAGATTACGACTCCAATCAACAGGCGCTGTTTGAGAATAGGGGTAAATACGATGTTCTGGTCGCTGCTCAAGAGCAAATTGAGAGATTTGGTCTGGATGGATCGGATGTCGAAGATGTCATTCCCATCAGGGGCTCCATGTATCGAACGATTGTCGGCCAACGACCACAGTCATATCGGATTCGTCTCATCTTCCGATTTCATGATGCTTCCATCTCACAGATTTACAACGGACTTTTGAGATGGATAGCATCCCGACCTCTTCTACGAACGGTCCTTCTGGGTACCCAAGGATTACTCTATCATATCGTTGTGCGACACAGTCAGCATCTCTTTCAAAAGCTGGTGCGTGAGATTGAAGCGAGAACTGAAAAGGAGGCAAAGGATATCTATGAAGACAGCTCTTCAGATACCAACTTTCCCATGTTCATGTTCAGTGCCGTTATTGTCAAGATTCAAGACACGGGACAATATCTACTATGTATAACTTACAGTCACTCCATAGCCGATGCCTTGACACTCTTGCCCTGGCATCGAGATTTGGATCGACTCATCCACAATCCCGACGTGGTAGTTCCTATGCAAACACCTTATCAACTCTTTGCAGACCTGCTTACAGAGTATCAAGATAGTCTGCCGGCGCAGAGAGCCGTTTCGTTCCATGCTCAACGACTGCGAGGCATTTCACGTTGCAAATCCGCATTATGGCCCAAACAACGCTCTCCCGGGATGATGATTGGAAACGACAAAAGTTCATTCTACGCTGCCGAACGTGAGGCAGTCAGAGATTACATATGGAAGGGAGAATGGCAACATCGAGCAGGCGAGTTCCGATTTCCACGCCGCAGCAGAATCGTCCGTCTGCCAAACATGGCCAAAATGCGTGACTTGTATAAACTAGAACCGGCACTATTCACGAAATGTGCCTTGGTGTTATTCAATGTCATCCAGACAAAATCATCAGTCGCCCTCTTCAGCTCGTGGGAAAGTGGCCGTTCATGGCCGTTTGTGCCAGACTGGATAGCAAACACTCTCCCGCCCGCCATGAGCATCGATGGCCCTACTGTAGAATGGATCCTGAACATGTTTGAAGCAAAGCGTGAAGAAACGCTCGCAGAATTTGTTCAGCGCATGGTTCTTGAACAAGAGCAGATTCGCCGCCATGAGCATGTGCCATGGGAAAAGGTCATACAGGAGCTTCGCGAAGAAGGCAACGCAGCCATGGACGCGTCATTCCGACAAGGTTTTGTGTGGGATGTGAGTATGGGGGTAGCAGCATCTCGAGGATTCCGCAGTGATTTCGAGACTTTGGAGCCGGTGGCGCG TGGACTCTTTTGGAGCGCCTTTATGGTGGATGGGGataatctcttcttcattgcaTCGTGGGATACAGCACAGTTGAATGcggaagaagttgatggatATTGTGACGGCTTGGCAGATGCCATGAGGAagcttgctgatgaggagaacTGGGGCCATAAGATAGGCGAGGTGTTTTCTGAGCTTTGA
- a CDS encoding integral peroxisomal membrane peroxin domain-containing protein: MSTRDDSSLGASPPSFDSLVAAPPPTYASFSPVTLSATTPSRNSRRSTVLVHQKSPLLLATPPQITRALAYSHPFLLPLNTFVGLLTWSTGDPWQSFLLLCAFWAVVLYGDVVLMRAGPIVVCMALIAGMYGRRYSPLSSSGWTEPARQPGHARARSEITNTKHQKTLDEIVDTLKEFTGRCNVLMDPLLEMTDFLSTQRTPTSATTRPALTAMFMRLLIVTPFWVALTMSPFKIITTRRVVLLAGSIVLTWHARVMRVSRTIIWRSATVRKLAGAITGLRFENPPKPPPSKNGTNGKESQMSSGNDAKSAGVKFTFIIYENQRRWIGLGWTTNLFAYERPAWTDEHNNAVPPRDEFELPEVEDGSRMRWRWVEGSKWRVDGVSESEEQGTVDYDGPDGKNGWIYYDNKWQNGRRGLDGWGRWTRRRKWYRDAELVEVDESQLPHAHELDATESTSPPHTTSYSTANEKMRAEPIISPPDEDQVADDLNTKIADDTISLHSTTSSRFWPTLRRRTTDRSGDSLRLDSQRQEKRRSGSQRPRRTSDVASDIAGEDDTSSLNISVALELQKQGKEGGQWGIGDEARMSLE, from the exons ATGTCTACCCGCGACGACTCGTCTCTGGGCGCCTCGCCGCCATCCTTCGACTCCCTCGtagctgctcctcctccgacATATGCTTCATTCTCCCCAGTTACACTCTCGGCCACGACACCCTCGAGGAACAGCCGTCGATCGACCGTCCTGGTTCACCAGAAGAGCCCGCTGCTCCTAGCCACACCTCCGCAGATCACGCGCGCGCTCGCCTATAGCCATCCTTTCCTACTTCCGCTCAACACATTTGTCGGGCTTCTAACATGGAGCACCGGAGACCCCTGGCAGAGCTTCCTATTGCTGTGCGCCTTTTGGGCGGTCGTCCTCTACGGCGATGTCGTGCTTATGCGAGCCGGCCCCATCGTTGTCTGCATGGCGCTGATAGCAGGCATGTACGGCCGGCGATATAGTCCCTTGAGCAGCAGTGGCTGGACCGAGCCAGCGCGA CAGCCTGGCCACGCTCGGGCTAGGTCGGAAATTACAAATACCAAACATCAGAAGACGTTGGATGAAATCGTCGATACACTCAAGGAGTTTACTGGCAGATGCAATGTCCTCATGGATCCTCTTCTCGAGATGACCGACTTTCTAAGCACTCAGCGAACCCCTACCAGCGCAACCACCAGGCCAGCACTCACTGCCATGTTTATGCGCCTCCTTATAGTGACGCCGTTTTGGGTCGCTCTGACCATGTCCCCATTTAAAATCATTACTACTCGACGTGTTGTGCTACTTGCAGGATCAATTGTCTTGACATGGCATGCCAGAGTGATGCGAGTTTCTAGAACTATTATTTGGAGAAGCGCAACCGTTCGCAAACTTGCTGGAGCTATCACTGGTCTCCGTTTTGAAAACCCACCAAAGCCACCGCCTAGTAAGAACGGCACAAACGGAAAGGAGTCACAGATGA GTTCTGGAAACGATGCTAAAAGCGCCGGCGTCAAGTTTACTTTTATCATTTACGAAAATCAGAGGCGGTGGATCGGGTTGGGGTGGACTACTAATCTTTTCGCATACGAACGGCCTGCGTGGACAGATGAACACAACAACGCCGTGCCACCGAGGGACGAGTTTGAGCTTCCTGAAGTCGAGGATGGAAGTCGTatgagatggcgatgggtgGAGGGTAGCAAATGGCGGGTAGATGGCGTGAGTGAATCTGAGGAGCAGGGCACAGTGGATTACGATGGTCCTGATGGAAAGAATGGGTGGATATACTATGACAACAAG TGGCAAAATGGCCGGCGGGGACTTGATGGATGGGGTCGGTGGACACGCCGCAGAAAGTGGTATCGTGATGCCGAGTTGGTAGAGGTGGACGAATCCCAACTTCCTCATGCTCATGAACTAGACGCTACAGAATCTACGTCGCCACCGCACACAACATCTTATAGTACCGCCAACGAAAAAATGCGAGCTGAGCCTATCATCTCCCCACCAGACGAAGACCAAGTTGCGGACGATCTGAATACAAAGATTGCGGATGATACAATCTCACTTCActcgacaacatcatcacggTTCTGGCCAACCCTGAGGAGACGCACTACGGACCGTTCCGGGGATAGTCTCCGCCTGGACAGTCAGAGGCAGGAGAAGCGACGAAGTGGTAGccagaggccgaggagaacGAGCGACGTTGCTAGTGACATCGCTGGAGAGGATGATACGAGCTCATTGAACATTTCGgtggcgctggagctgcaaaAGCAGGGCAAAGAAGGCGGGCAATGGGGGATCGGAGATGAAGCCCGCATGAGTTTGGAATGA